A genomic window from Balaenoptera acutorostrata chromosome 20, mBalAcu1.1, whole genome shotgun sequence includes:
- the DUS1L gene encoding tRNA-dihydrouridine(16/17) synthase [NAD(P)(+)]-like produces the protein MPKLQGFEFWSCTLGGARHVVAPMVDQSELAWRLLSRRHGAQLCYTPMLHAQVFIRDANYRKENLYCDVCPEDRPLIVQFCANDPEVFVQAALLAQDYCDAIDLNLGCPQMIAKRGHYGAFLQEEWDLLQRMILLAHEKLSVPVTCKIRVFPEIDKTVRYAQMLEKAGCQLLTVHGRTKEQKGPLSGTASWEHIKAVRKAVAIPVFANGNIQCLRDVERCIQDTGVQGVMSAEGNLHNPALFEGRSPAVWELAEEYLDIVRQHPCPLSYVRAHLFKLWHHTLQVHQQLREELAKVKTLEGIAAVSQDLKLRCQEDISRQKEGEKPSGGLPFFHWICQPYFRPGPREGSKESGGARSKRALEEEEGSTDVLSKNKQKKKLRNPHKTFDPSLKPKYAKCDQCGNPKGNRCVFNLCRGCCKKRAFKETADCPGHGLLFKTKLEKSLVWKGAQPQLQEPQQARPGEPGGFPEVVGSALA, from the exons ATGCCAAAGCTGCAGGGCTTCGAGTTCTGGAGCTGTACCCTGGGGGGGGCCCGCCACGTGGTGGCCCCCATGGTGGACCAAAGCGAGCTGGCCTGGAGGCTGCTGAGCCGCCGCCACGGGGCCCAGCTGTGCTACACACCCATGCTGCACGCCCAGGTCTTCATTCGAGATGCCAACTACCGCAAGGAGAACCTGTACTGCGACGTGTGCCCCGAGGACCGGCCTCTCATTGTGCAG TTCTGTGCCAATGACCCGGAGGTGTTTGTCCAGGCAGCTCTCCTGGCTCAGGACTACTGCGACGCCATCGATCTGAATTTGGGCTGCCCGCAGATGATAGCCAAGCGAG GTCACTATGGCGCCTTCCTGCAGGAGGAGTGGGACCTCCTCCAAAGAATGA TTCTGCTAGCCCACGAAAAACTTTCTGTCCCTGTCACATGCAAGATCCGTGTCTTCCCAGAGATTGACAAGACCGTAAGGTACGCCCAGATGCTGGAAAAGGCTGGCTGCCAG TTGCTGACTGTCCACGGGCGCACCAAGGAGCAGAAGGGGCCCTTGTCGGGCACCGCGTCCTGGGAGCACATCAAGGCTGTGCG GAAGGCAGTGGCCATCCCCGTGTTTGCCAATGGGAACATCCAGTGCCTGCGGGACGTGGAACGCTGCATCCAGGACACGGGGGTGCAAGGGGTCATGAGTGCAG AGGGAAACCTGCACAACCCTGCCCTGTTTGAGGGCCGCAGTCCTGCCGTGTGGGAGCTGGCCGAGGAATACCTGGACATCGTGCGGCAGCACCCCTGCCCTCTGTCCTACGTCCGGGCCCATCTCTTTAAGCTGTGGCACCACAC GCTGCAGGTGCATCAGCAGCTTCGGGAGGAGCTCGCCAAAGTGAAGACCCTGGAGGGCATTGCCGCGGTGAGCCAGGACCTGAAGCTGCGGTGTCAG GAGGATATATCCaggcagaaggagggagagaagcctTCAGGCGGCTTGCCTTTCTTCCACTGGATCTGCCAGCCCTACTTCCGGCCAGG gcccagggaggggagcaAGGAGAGCGGGGGCGCCCGTAGCAAGcgggccctggaggaggaggagggcagtaCAGACGTCTTGTCCAAGAACaagcagaagaagaaactgaggaacCCCCACAAAACCTTTGACCCCTCGCTGAAGC CAAAATATGCAAAGTGTGATCAGTGTGGAAACCCAAAG GGCAACAGGTGTGTGTTTAACCTGTGCCGGGGCTGCTGCAAGAAGCGAGCTTTCAAAGAGACGGCTGACTGTCCAG GTCACGGACTGCTTTTTAAAACCAAACTGGAGAAGTCTCTGGTCTGGAAGGGGGCCCAGCCGCAGCTACAGGAACCACAGCAGGCCAGGCCTGGAGAACCAGGTGGCTTCCCGGAGGTCGTGGGCAGTGCCCTGGCCTGA
- the GPS1 gene encoding COP9 signalosome complex subunit 1 isoform X1 translates to MPLPVQVFNLQQPASSVSGSGGAESQDRMRGGPAPRAAASSVADVHCAPPSGRSELFLPGTAGDFSLSASLSACTLLYEGAVEPMQIDVDPQEDPQNAPDVNYVVENPTLDLEQYAASYSGLMRIERLQFIADHCPPLRVEALKMALSFVQRTFNVDMYEEIHRKLLEAARELQNAPDAIPESGVEPPPLDTAWVEATRKKALLKLEKLDTDLKNYKGNSIKESIRRGHDDLGDHYLDCGDLSNALKCYSRARDYCTSAKHVINMCLNVIKVSVYLQNWSHVLSYVSKAESTPEIAEQRGERDTQTQAILTKLKCAAGLAELAARKYKQAAKCFLLASFDHCDFPELLSPSNVAVYGGLCALATFDRQELQRNVISSSSFKLFLELEPQVRDIIFKFYESKYASCLKMLDEMKDNLLLDMYLAPHVRTLYTQIRNRALIQYFSPYVSADMRKMATAFNTTVAALEDELTQLILEGLINARIDSHSKILYARDVDQRSTTFEKSLLMGKEFQRRAKAMILRAAVLRNQIHVKSPPREGSQGELTPANSQSRMSTNM, encoded by the exons ATGCCGCTGCCGGTTCAGGTGTTTAACTTGCAG CAGCCAGCCAGCTCTGTGTCAGGGTCGGGGGGTGCAGAGAGTCAGGACAGAATGCGGGGTGGCCCGGCCCCCCGCGCGGCCGCGTCGTCAGTGGCAGATGTGCACTGCGCCCCTCCCAGCGGTAGGTCAGAGCTCTTCCTGCCGGGCACGGCCGGGGACTTCAGCCTGAGCGCCAGCCTGTCGGCCTGTACGCTGCTTTATGAG GGGGCCGTGGAGCCTATGCAGATTGATGTGGACCCCCAGGAGGACCCGCAGAACGCTCCCGATGTCAACTACGTTGTGGAGAACCCCACCCTG gatCTGGAGCAGTACGCGGCCAGCTACAGTGGCCTGATGCGCATCGAACGACTGCAGTTCATTGCTGACCACTGCCCCCCGCTGCGGGTGGAGGCCCTGAAGATGGCCCTGTCCTTCGTCCAGAGGACCTTCAACGTGGACATGTACGAGGAGATCCACCGCAAGCTCCTGGAGGCTGCCAG GGAGCTGCAGAATGCACCCGACGCCATCCCTGAGAGCGGTGTGGAGCCCCCACCCTTGGACACGGCCTGGGTGGAGGCCACGCGGAAGAAGGCCTTGCTGAAGCTGGAGAAGCTGGACACAGATCTGAAGAACTACAAGGGCAATTCTATCAAGGAGAGCATCAG GCGTGGCCATGACGACCTGGGTGACCACTATCTGGACTGTGGGGACCTTAGCAACGCCCTCAAGTGTTACTCCCGGGCCCGGGACTACTGCACCAGCGCCAAGCACGTCATTAACATGTGCCTCAACGTCATCAAG GTCAGCGTCTACTTGCAGAATTGGTCTCACGTGCTGAGCTATGTCAGCAAGGCAGAGTCCACCCCGGAAATTGCCGAG CAGCGTGGGGAGCGTGACACCCAGACTCAGGCCATCCTCACCAAGCTCAAGTGTGCAGCAG GCCTGGCTGAGTTGGCCGCACGCAAGTACAAGCAGGCTGCCAAGTGCTTCCTGCTGGCTTCCTTCGATCACTGCGACTTCCCCGAG CTGCTCTCCCCCAGCAACGTGGCCGTGTATGGTGGCCTGTGCGCCTTGGCCACCTTTGACCGGCAGGAGCTGCAGCGCAATGTCATCTCCAGCAG CTCCTTCAAGTTGTTCTTGGAGCTGGAGCCACAGGTTCGGGACATTATCTTCAAATTCTATGAGTCCAAGTATGCCTCGTGCCTGAAGATGCTGGACGAGATGAAG GACAACCTGCTCCTAGACATGTACCTGGCCCCCCACGTCAGGACCCTGTACACACAGATTCGCAACCGGGCCCTCATCCAG TATTTCAGCCCCTATGTGTCAGCTGACATGCGCAAGATGGCCACAGCCTTCAACACCACAGTGGCGGCACTGGAGGATGAGCTGACGCAGCTCATCCTGGAGGGGCTCATCAACGCCCGCATCGACTCCCACAGCAAG ATCCTATATGCCCGGGACGTGGATCAGCGCAGCACCACCTTCGAGAAGTCTCTGCTGATGGGCAAGGAGTTCCAGCGCCGTGCCAAAGCCATGATCCTGCGGGCGGCTGTGCTACGCAACCAGATCCACGTCAAG TCCCCTCCCCGGGAAGGGAGCCAAGGAGAGCTGACGCCGGCCAACAGCCAGTCCCGGATGAGCACCAACATGTGA
- the GPS1 gene encoding COP9 signalosome complex subunit 1 isoform X4, which produces MPLPVQVFNLQGAVEPMQIDVDPQEDPQNAPDVNYVVENPTLDLEQYAASYSGLMRIERLQFIADHCPPLRVEALKMALSFVQRTFNVDMYEEIHRKLLEAARELQNAPDAIPESGVEPPPLDTAWVEATRKKALLKLEKLDTDLKNYKGNSIKESIRRGHDDLGDHYLDCGDLSNALKCYSRARDYCTSAKHVINMCLNVIKVSVYLQNWSHVLSYVSKAESTPEIAEQRGERDTQTQAILTKLKCAAGLAELAARKYKQAAKCFLLASFDHCDFPELLSPSNVAVYGGLCALATFDRQELQRNVISSSSFKLFLELEPQVRDIIFKFYESKYASCLKMLDEMKDNLLLDMYLAPHVRTLYTQIRNRALIQYFSPYVSADMRKMATAFNTTVAALEDELTQLILEGLINARIDSHSKILYARDVDQRSTTFEKSLLMGKEFQRRAKAMILRAAVLRNQIHVKSPPREGSQGELTPANSQSRMSTNM; this is translated from the exons ATGCCGCTGCCGGTTCAGGTGTTTAACTTGCAG GGGGCCGTGGAGCCTATGCAGATTGATGTGGACCCCCAGGAGGACCCGCAGAACGCTCCCGATGTCAACTACGTTGTGGAGAACCCCACCCTG gatCTGGAGCAGTACGCGGCCAGCTACAGTGGCCTGATGCGCATCGAACGACTGCAGTTCATTGCTGACCACTGCCCCCCGCTGCGGGTGGAGGCCCTGAAGATGGCCCTGTCCTTCGTCCAGAGGACCTTCAACGTGGACATGTACGAGGAGATCCACCGCAAGCTCCTGGAGGCTGCCAG GGAGCTGCAGAATGCACCCGACGCCATCCCTGAGAGCGGTGTGGAGCCCCCACCCTTGGACACGGCCTGGGTGGAGGCCACGCGGAAGAAGGCCTTGCTGAAGCTGGAGAAGCTGGACACAGATCTGAAGAACTACAAGGGCAATTCTATCAAGGAGAGCATCAG GCGTGGCCATGACGACCTGGGTGACCACTATCTGGACTGTGGGGACCTTAGCAACGCCCTCAAGTGTTACTCCCGGGCCCGGGACTACTGCACCAGCGCCAAGCACGTCATTAACATGTGCCTCAACGTCATCAAG GTCAGCGTCTACTTGCAGAATTGGTCTCACGTGCTGAGCTATGTCAGCAAGGCAGAGTCCACCCCGGAAATTGCCGAG CAGCGTGGGGAGCGTGACACCCAGACTCAGGCCATCCTCACCAAGCTCAAGTGTGCAGCAG GCCTGGCTGAGTTGGCCGCACGCAAGTACAAGCAGGCTGCCAAGTGCTTCCTGCTGGCTTCCTTCGATCACTGCGACTTCCCCGAG CTGCTCTCCCCCAGCAACGTGGCCGTGTATGGTGGCCTGTGCGCCTTGGCCACCTTTGACCGGCAGGAGCTGCAGCGCAATGTCATCTCCAGCAG CTCCTTCAAGTTGTTCTTGGAGCTGGAGCCACAGGTTCGGGACATTATCTTCAAATTCTATGAGTCCAAGTATGCCTCGTGCCTGAAGATGCTGGACGAGATGAAG GACAACCTGCTCCTAGACATGTACCTGGCCCCCCACGTCAGGACCCTGTACACACAGATTCGCAACCGGGCCCTCATCCAG TATTTCAGCCCCTATGTGTCAGCTGACATGCGCAAGATGGCCACAGCCTTCAACACCACAGTGGCGGCACTGGAGGATGAGCTGACGCAGCTCATCCTGGAGGGGCTCATCAACGCCCGCATCGACTCCCACAGCAAG ATCCTATATGCCCGGGACGTGGATCAGCGCAGCACCACCTTCGAGAAGTCTCTGCTGATGGGCAAGGAGTTCCAGCGCCGTGCCAAAGCCATGATCCTGCGGGCGGCTGTGCTACGCAACCAGATCCACGTCAAG TCCCCTCCCCGGGAAGGGAGCCAAGGAGAGCTGACGCCGGCCAACAGCCAGTCCCGGATGAGCACCAACATGTGA
- the GPS1 gene encoding COP9 signalosome complex subunit 1 isoform X5 has translation MPLPVQVFNLQGAVEPMQIDVDPQEDPQNAPDVNYVVENPTLDLEQYAASYSGLMRIERLQFIADHCPPLRVEALKMALSFVQRTFNVDMYEEIHRKLLEAARELQNAPDAIPESGVEPPPLDTAWVEATRKKALLKLEKLDTDLKNYKGNSIKESIRRGHDDLGDHYLDCGDLSNALKCYSRARDYCTSAKHVINMCLNVIKVSVYLQNWSHVLSYVSKAESTPEIAERGERDTQTQAILTKLKCAAGLAELAARKYKQAAKCFLLASFDHCDFPELLSPSNVAVYGGLCALATFDRQELQRNVISSSSFKLFLELEPQVRDIIFKFYESKYASCLKMLDEMKDNLLLDMYLAPHVRTLYTQIRNRALIQYFSPYVSADMRKMATAFNTTVAALEDELTQLILEGLINARIDSHSKILYARDVDQRSTTFEKSLLMGKEFQRRAKAMILRAAVLRNQIHVKSPPREGSQGELTPANSQSRMSTNM, from the exons ATGCCGCTGCCGGTTCAGGTGTTTAACTTGCAG GGGGCCGTGGAGCCTATGCAGATTGATGTGGACCCCCAGGAGGACCCGCAGAACGCTCCCGATGTCAACTACGTTGTGGAGAACCCCACCCTG gatCTGGAGCAGTACGCGGCCAGCTACAGTGGCCTGATGCGCATCGAACGACTGCAGTTCATTGCTGACCACTGCCCCCCGCTGCGGGTGGAGGCCCTGAAGATGGCCCTGTCCTTCGTCCAGAGGACCTTCAACGTGGACATGTACGAGGAGATCCACCGCAAGCTCCTGGAGGCTGCCAG GGAGCTGCAGAATGCACCCGACGCCATCCCTGAGAGCGGTGTGGAGCCCCCACCCTTGGACACGGCCTGGGTGGAGGCCACGCGGAAGAAGGCCTTGCTGAAGCTGGAGAAGCTGGACACAGATCTGAAGAACTACAAGGGCAATTCTATCAAGGAGAGCATCAG GCGTGGCCATGACGACCTGGGTGACCACTATCTGGACTGTGGGGACCTTAGCAACGCCCTCAAGTGTTACTCCCGGGCCCGGGACTACTGCACCAGCGCCAAGCACGTCATTAACATGTGCCTCAACGTCATCAAG GTCAGCGTCTACTTGCAGAATTGGTCTCACGTGCTGAGCTATGTCAGCAAGGCAGAGTCCACCCCGGAAATTGCCGAG CGTGGGGAGCGTGACACCCAGACTCAGGCCATCCTCACCAAGCTCAAGTGTGCAGCAG GCCTGGCTGAGTTGGCCGCACGCAAGTACAAGCAGGCTGCCAAGTGCTTCCTGCTGGCTTCCTTCGATCACTGCGACTTCCCCGAG CTGCTCTCCCCCAGCAACGTGGCCGTGTATGGTGGCCTGTGCGCCTTGGCCACCTTTGACCGGCAGGAGCTGCAGCGCAATGTCATCTCCAGCAG CTCCTTCAAGTTGTTCTTGGAGCTGGAGCCACAGGTTCGGGACATTATCTTCAAATTCTATGAGTCCAAGTATGCCTCGTGCCTGAAGATGCTGGACGAGATGAAG GACAACCTGCTCCTAGACATGTACCTGGCCCCCCACGTCAGGACCCTGTACACACAGATTCGCAACCGGGCCCTCATCCAG TATTTCAGCCCCTATGTGTCAGCTGACATGCGCAAGATGGCCACAGCCTTCAACACCACAGTGGCGGCACTGGAGGATGAGCTGACGCAGCTCATCCTGGAGGGGCTCATCAACGCCCGCATCGACTCCCACAGCAAG ATCCTATATGCCCGGGACGTGGATCAGCGCAGCACCACCTTCGAGAAGTCTCTGCTGATGGGCAAGGAGTTCCAGCGCCGTGCCAAAGCCATGATCCTGCGGGCGGCTGTGCTACGCAACCAGATCCACGTCAAG TCCCCTCCCCGGGAAGGGAGCCAAGGAGAGCTGACGCCGGCCAACAGCCAGTCCCGGATGAGCACCAACATGTGA
- the GPS1 gene encoding COP9 signalosome complex subunit 1 isoform X2 — MPLPVQVFNLQQPASSVSGSGGAESQDRMRGGPAPRAAASSVADVHCAPPSGRSELFLPGTAGDFSLSASLSACTLLYEGAVEPMQIDVDPQEDPQNAPDVNYVVENPTLDLEQYAASYSGLMRIERLQFIADHCPPLRVEALKMALSFVQRTFNVDMYEEIHRKLLEAARELQNAPDAIPESGVEPPPLDTAWVEATRKKALLKLEKLDTDLKNYKGNSIKESIRRGHDDLGDHYLDCGDLSNALKCYSRARDYCTSAKHVINMCLNVIKVSVYLQNWSHVLSYVSKAESTPEIAERGERDTQTQAILTKLKCAAGLAELAARKYKQAAKCFLLASFDHCDFPELLSPSNVAVYGGLCALATFDRQELQRNVISSSSFKLFLELEPQVRDIIFKFYESKYASCLKMLDEMKDNLLLDMYLAPHVRTLYTQIRNRALIQYFSPYVSADMRKMATAFNTTVAALEDELTQLILEGLINARIDSHSKILYARDVDQRSTTFEKSLLMGKEFQRRAKAMILRAAVLRNQIHVKSPPREGSQGELTPANSQSRMSTNM; from the exons ATGCCGCTGCCGGTTCAGGTGTTTAACTTGCAG CAGCCAGCCAGCTCTGTGTCAGGGTCGGGGGGTGCAGAGAGTCAGGACAGAATGCGGGGTGGCCCGGCCCCCCGCGCGGCCGCGTCGTCAGTGGCAGATGTGCACTGCGCCCCTCCCAGCGGTAGGTCAGAGCTCTTCCTGCCGGGCACGGCCGGGGACTTCAGCCTGAGCGCCAGCCTGTCGGCCTGTACGCTGCTTTATGAG GGGGCCGTGGAGCCTATGCAGATTGATGTGGACCCCCAGGAGGACCCGCAGAACGCTCCCGATGTCAACTACGTTGTGGAGAACCCCACCCTG gatCTGGAGCAGTACGCGGCCAGCTACAGTGGCCTGATGCGCATCGAACGACTGCAGTTCATTGCTGACCACTGCCCCCCGCTGCGGGTGGAGGCCCTGAAGATGGCCCTGTCCTTCGTCCAGAGGACCTTCAACGTGGACATGTACGAGGAGATCCACCGCAAGCTCCTGGAGGCTGCCAG GGAGCTGCAGAATGCACCCGACGCCATCCCTGAGAGCGGTGTGGAGCCCCCACCCTTGGACACGGCCTGGGTGGAGGCCACGCGGAAGAAGGCCTTGCTGAAGCTGGAGAAGCTGGACACAGATCTGAAGAACTACAAGGGCAATTCTATCAAGGAGAGCATCAG GCGTGGCCATGACGACCTGGGTGACCACTATCTGGACTGTGGGGACCTTAGCAACGCCCTCAAGTGTTACTCCCGGGCCCGGGACTACTGCACCAGCGCCAAGCACGTCATTAACATGTGCCTCAACGTCATCAAG GTCAGCGTCTACTTGCAGAATTGGTCTCACGTGCTGAGCTATGTCAGCAAGGCAGAGTCCACCCCGGAAATTGCCGAG CGTGGGGAGCGTGACACCCAGACTCAGGCCATCCTCACCAAGCTCAAGTGTGCAGCAG GCCTGGCTGAGTTGGCCGCACGCAAGTACAAGCAGGCTGCCAAGTGCTTCCTGCTGGCTTCCTTCGATCACTGCGACTTCCCCGAG CTGCTCTCCCCCAGCAACGTGGCCGTGTATGGTGGCCTGTGCGCCTTGGCCACCTTTGACCGGCAGGAGCTGCAGCGCAATGTCATCTCCAGCAG CTCCTTCAAGTTGTTCTTGGAGCTGGAGCCACAGGTTCGGGACATTATCTTCAAATTCTATGAGTCCAAGTATGCCTCGTGCCTGAAGATGCTGGACGAGATGAAG GACAACCTGCTCCTAGACATGTACCTGGCCCCCCACGTCAGGACCCTGTACACACAGATTCGCAACCGGGCCCTCATCCAG TATTTCAGCCCCTATGTGTCAGCTGACATGCGCAAGATGGCCACAGCCTTCAACACCACAGTGGCGGCACTGGAGGATGAGCTGACGCAGCTCATCCTGGAGGGGCTCATCAACGCCCGCATCGACTCCCACAGCAAG ATCCTATATGCCCGGGACGTGGATCAGCGCAGCACCACCTTCGAGAAGTCTCTGCTGATGGGCAAGGAGTTCCAGCGCCGTGCCAAAGCCATGATCCTGCGGGCGGCTGTGCTACGCAACCAGATCCACGTCAAG TCCCCTCCCCGGGAAGGGAGCCAAGGAGAGCTGACGCCGGCCAACAGCCAGTCCCGGATGAGCACCAACATGTGA
- the GPS1 gene encoding COP9 signalosome complex subunit 1 isoform X3 produces MPLPVQVFNLQPASSVSGSGGAESQDRMRGGPAPRAAASSVADVHCAPPSGRSELFLPGTAGDFSLSASLSACTLLYEGAVEPMQIDVDPQEDPQNAPDVNYVVENPTLDLEQYAASYSGLMRIERLQFIADHCPPLRVEALKMALSFVQRTFNVDMYEEIHRKLLEAARELQNAPDAIPESGVEPPPLDTAWVEATRKKALLKLEKLDTDLKNYKGNSIKESIRRGHDDLGDHYLDCGDLSNALKCYSRARDYCTSAKHVINMCLNVIKVSVYLQNWSHVLSYVSKAESTPEIAEQRGERDTQTQAILTKLKCAAGLAELAARKYKQAAKCFLLASFDHCDFPELLSPSNVAVYGGLCALATFDRQELQRNVISSSSFKLFLELEPQVRDIIFKFYESKYASCLKMLDEMKDNLLLDMYLAPHVRTLYTQIRNRALIQYFSPYVSADMRKMATAFNTTVAALEDELTQLILEGLINARIDSHSKILYARDVDQRSTTFEKSLLMGKEFQRRAKAMILRAAVLRNQIHVKSPPREGSQGELTPANSQSRMSTNM; encoded by the exons ATGCCGCTGCCGGTTCAGGTGTTTAACTTGCAG CCAGCCAGCTCTGTGTCAGGGTCGGGGGGTGCAGAGAGTCAGGACAGAATGCGGGGTGGCCCGGCCCCCCGCGCGGCCGCGTCGTCAGTGGCAGATGTGCACTGCGCCCCTCCCAGCGGTAGGTCAGAGCTCTTCCTGCCGGGCACGGCCGGGGACTTCAGCCTGAGCGCCAGCCTGTCGGCCTGTACGCTGCTTTATGAG GGGGCCGTGGAGCCTATGCAGATTGATGTGGACCCCCAGGAGGACCCGCAGAACGCTCCCGATGTCAACTACGTTGTGGAGAACCCCACCCTG gatCTGGAGCAGTACGCGGCCAGCTACAGTGGCCTGATGCGCATCGAACGACTGCAGTTCATTGCTGACCACTGCCCCCCGCTGCGGGTGGAGGCCCTGAAGATGGCCCTGTCCTTCGTCCAGAGGACCTTCAACGTGGACATGTACGAGGAGATCCACCGCAAGCTCCTGGAGGCTGCCAG GGAGCTGCAGAATGCACCCGACGCCATCCCTGAGAGCGGTGTGGAGCCCCCACCCTTGGACACGGCCTGGGTGGAGGCCACGCGGAAGAAGGCCTTGCTGAAGCTGGAGAAGCTGGACACAGATCTGAAGAACTACAAGGGCAATTCTATCAAGGAGAGCATCAG GCGTGGCCATGACGACCTGGGTGACCACTATCTGGACTGTGGGGACCTTAGCAACGCCCTCAAGTGTTACTCCCGGGCCCGGGACTACTGCACCAGCGCCAAGCACGTCATTAACATGTGCCTCAACGTCATCAAG GTCAGCGTCTACTTGCAGAATTGGTCTCACGTGCTGAGCTATGTCAGCAAGGCAGAGTCCACCCCGGAAATTGCCGAG CAGCGTGGGGAGCGTGACACCCAGACTCAGGCCATCCTCACCAAGCTCAAGTGTGCAGCAG GCCTGGCTGAGTTGGCCGCACGCAAGTACAAGCAGGCTGCCAAGTGCTTCCTGCTGGCTTCCTTCGATCACTGCGACTTCCCCGAG CTGCTCTCCCCCAGCAACGTGGCCGTGTATGGTGGCCTGTGCGCCTTGGCCACCTTTGACCGGCAGGAGCTGCAGCGCAATGTCATCTCCAGCAG CTCCTTCAAGTTGTTCTTGGAGCTGGAGCCACAGGTTCGGGACATTATCTTCAAATTCTATGAGTCCAAGTATGCCTCGTGCCTGAAGATGCTGGACGAGATGAAG GACAACCTGCTCCTAGACATGTACCTGGCCCCCCACGTCAGGACCCTGTACACACAGATTCGCAACCGGGCCCTCATCCAG TATTTCAGCCCCTATGTGTCAGCTGACATGCGCAAGATGGCCACAGCCTTCAACACCACAGTGGCGGCACTGGAGGATGAGCTGACGCAGCTCATCCTGGAGGGGCTCATCAACGCCCGCATCGACTCCCACAGCAAG ATCCTATATGCCCGGGACGTGGATCAGCGCAGCACCACCTTCGAGAAGTCTCTGCTGATGGGCAAGGAGTTCCAGCGCCGTGCCAAAGCCATGATCCTGCGGGCGGCTGTGCTACGCAACCAGATCCACGTCAAG TCCCCTCCCCGGGAAGGGAGCCAAGGAGAGCTGACGCCGGCCAACAGCCAGTCCCGGATGAGCACCAACATGTGA